A genomic region of Colletotrichum destructivum chromosome 5, complete sequence contains the following coding sequences:
- a CDS encoding Putative exosome complex RNA-binding protein 1/RRP40/RRP4: MSTAGSFVLPGDEIDASLIPSHQKLPLRLGPGLRHVPPRQIVPTIAGKLVSDRKKNSIWVEQTSGRYIPAAGDLVIGTIQRTAAELYYVLLADYSTPATLPQLAFEMATKKSRPQLASGALVYARVTLANKHMDPELECVYQSTGKADGLGPLVGGMLFDISLGMARRLLKPKTTDLVVLEELGATGAAFETAVGRNGKIWVNSESVKIIIAVGRAIQETDEHGLTAEQQKKLVRSLIQDLS; encoded by the exons ATGTCTACCGCCGGTTCTTTTGTGCTCCCCGGTGACGAGATCGACGCGTCCCTGATTCCGTCACATCAGAAACTTCCGCTGCGACTCGGTCCCGGCCTTCGACATGTTCCTCCCAGACAAATAGTGCCCACCATCGCCGGCAAGCTGGTCTCCGACCGCAAGAAGAACTCGATATGGGTTGAGCAAACGAGTGGACGG TACATCCCCGCCGCTggcgacctcgtcatcggtACCATCCagcgcaccgccgccgaactCTACTACGTCCTTCTGGCTGATTACTCGACACCTGCGACCCTGCCCCAACTCGCCTTCGAAATGGCAACGAAGAAGTCCCGCCCTCAGCTGGCctccggcgccctcgtctACGCCCGTGTAACGCTCGCGAACAAGCACATGGACCCCGAGCTCGAGTGCGTCTATCAGTCCACCGGAAAGGCCGACGGCCTGGGTCCTCTGGTTGGCGGCATGCTCTTCGACATATCTCTCGGCATGGCGCGCCGCTTGCTCAAGCCCAAGACGACAGATCTCGTCGTGTTAGAGGAGCTGGGTGCCACGGGTGCGGCCTTCGAGACAGCCGTGGGCCGGAACGGCAAGATCTGGGTCAACAGCGAGAGCGTCAAGATCATCATTGCGGTGGGAAGGGCCATCCAGGAGACCGACGAGCATGGTCTCACAGCCGAACAACAGAAGAAGCTCGTACGGTCCTTAATTCAAGACCTGAGTTAA
- a CDS encoding Putative Zinc finger C2H2-type produces MAPPAASSEGITTQSDLGDTDDSPSSFLDPSTDMGRLEPRQEMVFLSNRATLEPRSAALSGGGIAGVVVGVIVAVFLAVVCAYPFIIRRRRARKHGLSQRLDTETAFVSGPIGPPGQAPAPGPEAHSRLSSKDSLGHKTDTLRGTERESTRDTTLSSHNGVDRPPSDELANHHQRGFTGDSTQPSVMTRRGTTEYSFGRAPTWKSEASYPWTPANLELVATRADGMDYADANHGHSATYYSPTIPSEAFGMVTPPPTDEPLTRALPPARSGSQGSSLKLNLTNLMRRMSTKDSPSTRSKGQSIQPSQPSQPVVSETLSESPIEVTGASFRGPVSAAVSARQLASPIHLPVSPMSEPGEVDHAQELEAKRSAKHTESPPILPPIVAAPGTVNPMDIMAPSNPTEHHWHTNQQLYQMANSPPRPTAIITKPASEPPQPSQAPTPQSPTEQFSEQQQQQQQQPFPSEKQQESIELPGLYENPHAQKNGWNSANTIANDHRMDDAARPVDTTHLMPGHNQHNQHYLDGEMTDPSEHSPPMLGHASSGPSNQSTPNTQIDSSPSPRSEGSSDIRNSTSPYPGLQPSPRTFICDECGRFFDQVHKLNHHKRYHERPHECSHPNCGKRFGTKTHLDRHINDKHRKTKKFHCTVSTCPYSKAGGKSFPRKDNWRRHMMNIHQVTPVCDPEPDIVDEAMGGT; encoded by the exons ATGGCCCCTCCCGCAGCCTCGTCTGAGGGTATTACTACCCAATCAGACCTTGGCGACACTGACGACAGTCCATCATCCTTCTTAGACCCTTCGACTGACATGGGCCGACTGGAGCCAAGACAGGAGATGGTGTTTCTCTCCAACCGCGCGACACTAGAGCCCCGTTCGGCGGCATTATCTGGAGGGGGGATCGCTGGCGTCGTTGTTGGAGTCATTGTTGCCGTCTTTCTCGCCGTAGTTTGCGCCTATCCCTTCATCATCCGGCGTAGACGAGCCAGGAAACATGGATTGTCCCAACGTCTCGACACGGAGACGGCCTTCGTCTCCGGACCGATTGGTCCTCCGGGAcaggcgccggcgcccggACCCGAGGCCCATAGTCGTCTGTCATCGAAAGATTCGTTAGGCCATAAGACCGACACCTTGCGAGGCACGGAAAGAGAATCTACCAGGGACACGACTTTATCGTCTCATAACGGCGTCGATCGCCCTCCGAGCGATGAGTTGGCCAACCATCACCAGCGCGGCTTCACCGGCGACAGCACCCAACCGAGTGTGATGACAAGACGCGGCACCACCGAGTATTCCTTCGGACGCGCCCCTACTTGGAAGAGCGAGGCATCCTATCCATGGACGCCTGCTAATCTTGAGCTGGTTGCCACTCGGGCTGACGGAATGGACTATGCTGATGCCAATCATGGCCACAGCGCAACCTACTACAGCCCGACTATTCCTTCCGAGGCCTTTGGCATGGTCACACCTCCTCCCACCGATGAACCTTTGACCAGAGCGCTGCCTCCAGCGCGGTCCGGTTCGCAGGGAAGCTCACTGAAGCTGAACCTGACAAATCTGATGCGCCGCATGAGCACCAAGGATTCCCCTTCTACCCGCTCGAAGGGTCAGTCAATACAGCCCTCGCAGCCCTCGCAGCCCGTTGTGAGCGAAACACTGTCAGAGTCTCCTATCGAAGTCACTGGCGCGTCATTCCGTGGGCCAGTTTCCGCGGCCGTGTCAGCTCGTCAACTGGCCTCGCCTATCCACCTGCCTGTTAGTCCTATGTCGGAGCCGGGTGAAGTTGATCACGCTCAAGAGCTTGAGGCGAAAAGAAGCGCCAAACACACTGAGTCGCCTCCCATATTGCCCCCCATTGTAGCCGCACCGGGAACCGTGAACCCTATGGATATAATGGCACCGTCAAACCCGACAGAGCATCACTGGCACACCAATCAGCAACTATATCAAATGGCCAATTCGCCACCCAGACCAACCGCTATTATTACCAAGCCGGCCTCAGAACCACCGCAGCCGTCGCAAGCTCCTACGCCCCAATCTCCTACAGAGCAATTCtccgagcagcagcagcagcagcagcagcagccattCCCGTCAGAGAAGCAACAGGAGTCGATTGAATTACCAGGATTATACGAGAACCCACATGCCCAAAAGAACGGGTGGAACAGCGCGAATACTATTGCCAATGATCATCGGATGGACGACGCTGCTCGCCCCGTTGACACTACCCACCTCATGCCTGGTCACAACCAACACAACCAACACTATCTCGACGGGGAGATGACGGATCCGTCCGAAcactcgccgccgatgctggGTCACGCCAGTTCTGGACCATCAAATCAGAGCACTCCAAACACACAAATCGACAGCAGCCCGTCTCCAAGATCAGAAGGCAGCTCAGACATTCGTAACAGCACATCGCCTTACCCGGGACTGCAACCTTCCCCTCGAACGTTCATCTGTGACGAATGCGGCAGATTCTTTGACCAAGTTCATAAACTCAA TCACCATAAGAGATACCATGAGAGACCTCATGAGTGCAGTCATCCAAACTGCGGCAAGAGGTTTGGTACAAAAACGCACCTGGATCGCCATATAAACGACAAACAcaggaagacgaagaagttCCACTGCACTGTCAGCACCTGCCCCTATTCCAAAGCCGGGGGCAAGTCCTTCCCGCGAAAGGACAACTGGCGACGTCACATGATGAACATACATCAGGTTACGCCAGTGTGTGACCCAGAACCCGACATTGTAGATGAAGCGATGGGAGGAACGTGA